The DNA sequence GGTTTTATATATACAAAATTATGCTGTTATAAACTCGAGTTAAACGAATTATGGTTATGCAGCTTATACTTCAACTTATTCGAATTGTTAAAGTTGGTGTAGTTTTGTATGAATCTCAGGTTTGGTAGGAATAAATATCCTTTTCTTTTATTTGAAGTACACAAGTCACCCACTATTTATACATACTCTATCACAGCTTATTCTAGGTAAAAGTGCTAATCTAGATCCTGAAAATCAGTGAATACATGATTCACTATCCTAATTATCAGCTATTAGAATATATACAAATCAATATAGGATATTTACCAATATTCCTTCATTAAGTACTGATATTTCTACACTCCCCCTCAAGCTGTGTTGTATATGTTATTCAAATTCAGCTTGGAAATAAATTCTTCAAAACTCGATCTTGGCAATGCCTTTGTAAAGATGTCAGCGATTTGCTTCTTTGTTGAAATGTAGTTGAGCTCAACTAACTTCGAATTTAATTTCTCATAAATGAAGTGTCGGTCTATTTCAATATGTTTAGTTCGATCATGTTGAACCGGGTCTTTAGCAATGTCTATTGCAGATGTACTGTCAGTGTACACTTTAAAGGGATTTTGAGAGTCACACCTCAATTCTTTCATCAGCCTTTTGATCCACATCCCTTCACAAATACCCAAGGCCAAAGCTCGATATTCTGCCTCTGCACTACTTCTTGAGACCACGGATTGCTTTTTCTTCGCCAAGTGACTAAATTGCCCCATACATAGGTGCAATAACCACTGGTTGATCGCCTTTCAGTCAGCTCTCCACCCCAACTAGAATCCGTGTAAATCTTCATGTCTCGATCATTATGTTTTCTGAAATACAATCCGAGACCTGGTGTcattttcaaatatctcagaatacGATAAACTGCGTCCAAGTGCTCCTCACAAGGATTGTACATGTATTGACTCATCACGCTGACAGGGTAGGCAATATTAGGCCTTGTATGAGAGAGATATAGTAGTTTTCCCACTAGCCTTTGGTAATTCCCCCTTTCTACCGGAGTTGAATCCTTAATTCGATTTACCCTTAAGTTTGGATCCATTGGGGTGTCAATTGGTTTACACCCTAACATTTCAGTTTCTTTAAGAAGATCTAAAATATATTTTCGTTGAGATAGAACAATCCCGTCTTTTGATCGAGCTACTTCCATACCAAGAAAATATTTGGGGGGTCAGAGATCTTTAATTTCAAATTCCAAGGCAAGAAGTCTTTTGAGTTTCGAAATTTCATCCGTGTCATCTCCAGTTATgattatgtcatctacataaacaATGAGAATTGCCTTTATTCCCGTTGACGAGAACTTGACGAACATGGTATGATCTGCCTGACATTGAGTATATCCATGCTTAATAAGTGAATTTGAGAACTTTCCAAACCATTCTCTAGGAGATTGTTTTAAGCCATAGATAGTTTTAATAATCCTGCATACCAATCGCCCATTGTAAGGTTTCTTCATTACAGGAGGAATGTCCATGTATACTTCTTCTTTGAGATCCCCATTGAGAAAAGCATTTTTTACATCCAACTGATGTAAAGGCCAATCACAATTTACCGCAAGTGATAACAAAAATCTTACGGTATTAAGTTTTGCAACCGGAGCAAATGTCTCCTGATAGTCAACACCATATGATTGAGTGAATCCTTTGGCAACCAATCGAGCCTTGTATCTGTTAATACTCCCGTCTGAATTATACTTGATGGTGAATATCCATTTACAACCAACAGTCCGCTTTCCTTGAGGAATTTGAGTGAGAACCCAAGTACTATTTTTCTCCAAAGCATTAATTTCTTCCTGTACAGCCATTTTCCATTTAGGATCTTTTAAGGCTTCATGAATGTTATTGGGTATCTGAGCACGATCAAGAGAAGAGACAAAAGATCTATACATAGGTGTTAATTTCCCGTAAGCAACATATTTTTTAATAGGATGATTAGTACAACTTCTAACAACTTTTCGATGAGCAATAGGTAAATCAAGATCATCAATAGCAAGAGAGACTAACTCATGACTTATAGAATCTTTACCTTTAAGATTTTCCTGGTCAGGAGGGCTTTGATTAATGTCTAAACAGTTCTTGTCTTGCATATTGACCTCTATATTTCCGGGTTTTCTTCTACTGTAAACAAGTAATTCTTTGTTACCTTTCTCACATGATTTCTCAGTTTGAAGTGGTGTTATGTTTGAAGAAACATTTGGATTTTCTGAAGACAAAACTGAGTTCGGACTGATTATAGGTTGTGCTGAGGACATATCAGGTGTGTTTAGAGGATTGAGATTGGCTTGTATAGGCAAAAAAGGTGGAGAAAACTCGGTTGATTTTGATGAATTTGGATGGATAGACAAATATATGTTTTGATGTTCATGTGTCCAGAAATCAGATTGAGAAAATGTGCTATGATTGAATATTTCTCGTAACTGATTTTCATGTGAACACTCTCCTTGAATAGCAGGCGTGGGAACGAAAGATTGATGTTCAAAAAAGGTGACATCCATAGTGTGATTGACTCTTCTCGTTACGGGAGAGTAACACTTGTATCCTTTTTGACTATTTGAATACCCAATAAAGACACACTTGTGAGACTTTGGATCAAGTTTTTTTCGTTTATGATCATAAATATGGACAAATGACGTACATCCAAATATTCTCAATGGAAGATTTGAGGAGAAAGATGGAATATGAGGAAATGTGTCTTCTAACAAATTTCTCGGGGTTATGAATTGTAATACTCTACTAGGCATACGATTTATAAGATAGGTTGATGTGAGTATAGCTTCCCCCCAAAAATGTTTAGGAACATGATTTGTAAACATGATTGATCTCGAAACTTCAAGAAGATGTCTATTTTTCCTTTCggctactccattttgttgtggagtatTAACACATGAACTAATATCTAATAAGTACGGACCAAGAATGGAGTTAAAATATTCCCTTCCATTGTCGGTTTTCAGAATTTGGATTTtttgtttgaattgattttgaATCATGGAATGAAAACTTTTGAAGATAGATGCAGTCTCAGATTTTTCTTTCATAAGAAATGTCCATGTTGTCCTAGTGTGATCATCAATAAAGGATATAAACCATCTAGATCCATTGATATTAGTTACTCGAGAGGGTCCCCAAATATCACTATGTATAATTAAGAAAGGCCGTGAAGGTTTATAAGGAACACTAGGATACGAGTTTCGAGTGTGTTTAGCAAGTTGACAAACTTCACAATGAAAGAATTTTGATTTTTTGTGGACAAATAAATGAGGGAACAACCTTTCAAGATAACCAAAACTTGGATGTCCAAGGCGAAAATGCCACATCATGATCTGATTTTCATTTGAAACAGCAACAGAATTGAATACCGAATTAGAATTTTTACCGGAAGTTGATTTCTCCTGTTTAGATGTATGAGAATCCTTGAGAATATAGAGCCCATCATGCATTTCAGCACTACCAAACACCTTGTCCGAGCCCTCAACCTGAAATTCACAATGATTTTGATAGAACTTGATTATACAATTCATATCTCGAGCAAGTTTGCTTATTGAAAGAAGATTGCAACTTAATGCCGGGACAAATAAAACAGATTTGAGATGAAGATTGTTTGATAACGTTACAGAGCCAGTTCCTATCACTCTTGAGAGAGATCCATCGGCAGTTATGACTGTGTGGGAATCTGAATCTGCACATGGTTTGAAGGTGTTGAAGACTTGAATATCACTTGTCATGTGATCAGAAGCACCCGAGTCAACTATCCAAGTACCGCTGTTGGAGGTTGCAATATATGTACGAGGCATAGTTCTTGGATGACATGTTGCAATGACATTAGCCTTGTTCGAGGTTCGATTTGAATCCGTCAGCTGCTGCATAAACTGTCCAGGTGATGTCGAAGTTGTATTGATTTCATCATCTGAGACATGTTTGGTTTTGTCATAATCGTCGGTGACAATAGAAGCTGATTGATATATGAGATTGGCTGATTTAAGAGCCATTTATATGAAAATTTTGGTTGAAGCAACCAGAATTATGTTTTTTGAAGCGAGATTGAAAAAAAAACTGAGCCGAAAAGTGTATAGTGAAGCCCAGAATTTCCTGGAAAAGAGCTGATTACCAAAGCTCTAATACCATGTAGTTTTGTATGAGTCTCAGGTTTGGTAGGAATAAATATCCTTTTCTTTTATTTGAAGTACACAAATCACCGACTATTTATACATACTCTATCACAGCTTATTCTAGGTAAAAGTGCTAATCTAGATCCTGAAAATCAGTGAACACATGATTCACTATCCTAATTATCAGCTATTAGAATATATACAAATCAATATAGGATATTTACCAATATTCCTTCATTAAGTACTGTAAAAAGAAATATTAATTAGAATATATACAAATCAATTTAGGATATTTACCAATATTTCTACAGTTCGAAATATTAATTAGAAGATATGGATATGAAAAGAAGCTGTAAAAAGTTTGAGTGGTGAATTTTAATATCAACTGACCTTACCCACATTGTACTATTCTATTTTCCCACTTGCATTTCCACGGCCCTTACCGCTCCTTGCCCCTGGAACCTTAATATGCACTGGGTTATTTTGGTAGCCTAGACATGCCATCAACCATGTTCAAGATTAAGCGGGTTGTGCCATAATCTTTCCTTGTCCCTGGGACCTTATTATGCACAGGGTTATTTTGGTAGGCTAAAAATGTCATCCACCATGTTCAAGATTGTGTTTTGTGCCctaattaaatttgaaaattttgaatgcTGCAAAGAGATTTTTAATACATCCCTATTTGATCATGCGAGCTTACTAGTTTTCAAACGGATAGTCAAATGACATATAACTTATGGATCAAAATACATAGTTCTTTATATGTTTTTGATATACTCGTAGAGGTTTTAAAGATATGGCGCAGTGCCGATGCTGTATGCTTCGATGTTGATAGCACAGTGTGTTTGGATGAGGGCATTGATGAACTTGCAGAATTTTGTGGAGCCGGTAAGGCTGTTGCAGAATGGACTGCTAGGTGGGAAGCTTTCTACTAAACATACAATGTACTTGTACTGATCGGATATCATATTTAAAATGTTTTCCTTCGGCTTTTTGATAGGGCAATGAGCGGTTCTGTTCCTTTTGAGGAAGCATTAGCTGCTAGGCTTTCTCTCTTTAATCCTTCCCTGCGCCAAGTACAAGATTTTCTTGAGACGAGGCCACCGAAGTACGTGAACTTCATTTAACTCTATTATAATGCAcatattttgtgttttgttttattttatgaTGTATATCCAGATCACTATTAACTCAATTGGCCGCCTGTGATTTATGTACATAATATCATATGACATAACCACATAATAATTGCATCACCAAGGCAGTACTTTGCTTATCAAGATGAAATAAACTGATCCACTAACAAATTATTAGCATCTACTGATTATGACAAGTAAAGTCACCATATCTCAACTATTCTCTTAATGCTTTCATCTCCAACTCCATTTTCCTTGTGAGTTGCTCCTTAAAAGTTGGTGTAATAAAATGGCTAGCTTTACTTGCATTGACCGCTTGTAGATAGCGAGAtctacatccactcccatgttTTCTCTTCTAATCCTCTCATCTCCACTCCGACTCCTCAAGCGTTGATTGAATTTGTTGCCTCTAAACTCAATAGAAAATAGAAGACTTCATATACTGCACGTGGTTTCCCAAAAATTTATGTTGAATCCAGACAAAAAAATGTTGCCAAGCTTCAGGAGATAGAATGATAAAAGACTTCGTTGACTTTGTAGTTATGATTCAATATTGGTCATTTGATGTCTGCACAATGATTGTAATCTGATATGTTTATTAAATTATTTCGGCATGTATAGGTTTTCTGGTTAAATTTTTACACAACGGTGTGGGGCATCTTGGCATCTCTATAAGTAAATTAATTACCTTTAAAAATTAGAGGATCATATTCAATTTTATCGACACTTACATACTAGTGACTACACTTCAACGTAACTGTATTCTCTGGGGGAGTTGTTACTTTCAAAACCTTATAGACAGTGTAAGTTACATATGTGCATGATTTGATGTCTGCTTCTAAATCTGTAGGATTTCCCCAGGCATAGCTGAATTGGTCAGTAAGCTGAGGGATAATGGTACCAATGTATATTTGATCTCCGGAGGCTTTCGGCAAATGATTAATGTATGTTTCTGACTTGACATataatattttgtgtgtgtgtgtgtgctcTTTTTGTAAGAACGTCAATACTCCTGTGATCTTACATGCAATTTGGTGAAATTGCTCATTATGACTTAGGCACTTGGTACACAACATAGTGAATGGAAGCTTAAAACTTTTTGAACTAAAATTTTTACTCTGTTTGATTGTTTTTATAACGAAGCATCTACTGTATGTCTTTGGTGCTTGTAAAAGCTCTTTGggttttaatttaattaatttgaaaattcaacTTAGCCAATCGTCTCTAAATGAAAGTGTGCTTGCTACATGACTTGTCAGCCCATCTGCTATTTTATTATATGTTATAAGATGTGTCGACTACATAAATAATTAGTAGGTTATGCACAATTATGAGGAATTATAGATCCATATATACGCTTGCTGGGATGAGGTCCAAGTGATTATATAGTAAATGATATCTTCCTTAGCAGTGGCTGGAAGGGGATTTTGTTCCGAGTCCATCCACTTTGGGTTATTTGGATGAAACCCAATATCTCTTTCTTTTTACTAAGTGAAACCCAATATCTCTAGTTATTTCTTTTGGCCACTTTAGCTCTTATATTAGGTTAAGAGTAATTAGGGCAAagtaaaaaatttggaaaattaCATGGAAAAGGGGAAGTAGGCAGAATTAAATAGAGCAGCCTTAAAGAGAATAGAGCAGCCTCAAAGCCATATTTGTGAGTACACATGTACATTCTACAGTCAAGTGGTCTGATTAAGGGAACACGTTGTCCGATTTGGCTGCAACTGCCACAGCTTGTTGGGGATATTCAAGGCGTCTTCTGGACAGTTGGATTGTGATTGGGTATTTTGAGTTGTTATTGTGGTTGTTTCTGTTTGAAAGAATTTCTCTAGTTTTGCTGACATTATTCATCTTTTTTTCCTGTGATTGTTATTGGTGGATTTGAACCTTTATAAGACTATATTGATTTTTTTTCTACCCTCAATTAAATAAGCTGGACTCATCTAACATTGGAGGGGTTTTCATTAATAATTTTTACTTATTGCTATTTTTTGAACATAGATTCATATCTTTTGGGTTTGCTTGATTTTATTTGGTAGAGTTTATTTTAAAACAGATCAGTTCATTTCATAAGCAGTCACCACATCTCGTTCCAGAATTTGTTCCACATAGTAAGTAAAGGTGTGAGTCGTGTAACCCCGATTTACTGTAAAGAGGCCTATTCATTTAATTATATGGACTGTGTTGATCTTGTGCGGGTGTTGGGTGGCCCAACAAATACCACTTTCATAATAGGAGTGAAAATTTAAAATTTAGTATTTGATAGGACTGAATCATAATCTATTAAATGTCTGAGATCCAAGATGAAATCTTGGGGCCTGATCTGTAATCTGTGAATAGTCAGGGGCTGGTCTGTATTCTAAAACTTCATGGCCTGCATCTAGAAAGTCTGCATAGATGCGGAGATACTAGACTGTAAGTTTGCATATCGAGTTAATTTGTTTCGAAAACATGCTTACAGTAGCCAACTTAGCATCCCAACCTCTTATTTGGGTGAAGGGTAGAATATTTACATAGATGTGAGATCTTAACAAGGACAGTTCATACCACCAGCCTTTTCAGTGGCGGGTTCTCGTTGTGGACTTCAACAAAGTGATGACCAGTTGAACACTATTTCAACTTAAATTATAGAGTCCAAGGATTTGCCTAGTATGCCACATAGCGTAGGAAAGACATGGAAGGAGACAAATGAAATCTGAATATTTATGTATGGAGCTAATAGGAACCCATAAAGTTAACAACTAGCTATGATCTCAGTAACAAAAACAAAATTTAGTACTGTACTTGTAGGGATTGTATGACTTGGATGATGTAACAAATCTTCTTATAAGTTCCATAGACTCGAAAAAACTTGCATAACGTGATTATATTAAACATGTAACTCCTGCCAACTTTTTAAATCCTTGTGCATCAGTGTTTGTCTAGCACTGTTTAAAGTGACACCCTGTCATAAGAAACTGTTAAGCTTCATTTCTAATTAATTTTTGTTCAGTTTCACTCGGATTATAAATTTCTGCATATTTTCAGTTTAGATTATCAAGGTATATTCCTATGTGTTCCTAGCTTCATGTTACTAGCTCATTGTTCTCCAGTGTTCGCTAAGCATTCAAGTTAGTTTTGCGGTTTAAATTTTTAGGGTAATTACCTTGCTCTTGAGCAATAACCTAGTGCCTGTCTTTTTGTATTAGTAATGTCAACAATTTATTACTACGACTACGAAGCTTTATAATATTAAGGGTCAATATGTTTTTTTCTCTGTGAACAAATCTGAAGTTGTGAAAGACCTTAAATCCTAGGTTGCTCCATTTGTTGTTGCTTTAGATATTGCAAGCCTTATGCTTAGGTTTTACCTCTAATAGCTGAAAGTCAAAATTCTTTGTGTTCTTAAATGATATGTATCGAATAATATAGGCAGTTGTACTTGTTCATATATAATGTTTCTTACTGTACAATTCCTGTGAAGCCCGTTGCAACAATACTTGGAATACCACCAGAGAACATCTTTGCTAATCAACTGCTATTTGGAAGTGCTGGGGAGTTTCTGGGATTCGATAAAGATGAGCCAACTTCAAGAAGTGGTGGGAAAGCAACTGCTGTCCGACAGCTAAGAAAGGTCTCTTTCATTTTTGAATTAGTGTTCTCTAAATGATTTATTAGGTGATTATAATTAACACAGAAGTTTGATGAACTTTCTAGGCTCATGGTTACAAAGCACTAGTCATGATTGGAGATGGTGCCACTGATCTTGAGGTGAGGAGAGAATTATGCTTACGGCAAGTTACATAAAAATACTCcaattcatgtccttattgctTGGATTCGTACTGTTTTAGAAACCATAAATGCTTTTAGTATCATCGACTCTCTTGCTTGAATATATATCGGGGAGATATGATGTAATTGGTCATGGACCTCCCAAGGTGGAAAGGGTAGCTGCATTTTAAGTCAGTGAAGGTGCATTTGTTAGTAATAATTGTGTTTAAAGTGATTGACCTATCAGGAGAAAGTAGAAGTTGCTGGCTCTTGCACTTTCTTACTATACGCGATTGCTTAAATCCTGTACAAATATTAATTCCACTACTTGCCATGTTATATGTTAAATGATCACTTATTGGTCTATCCATTATCCTATTTTTTATCCATTGTAGGCTCGTCAACCTGGAGGCGCTGATTTGTATATATGCTATGCTGGAGTTCAACTACGAGAAGCCGTGGCAGCAGAAGCTGATTGGCTTGTGTTTAATTTTAGAGACCTGATAGATTCTTTGGAGTAGCATCACTTGTCTGCATCATTCACTTTCTTACTCTGGCGAGTCATTATTTTGTTCGGCGTGTAGCACCTACATATCTGTTATAGTCACGCAATGCTACCAAAAATCATCTGTATTAAATTTGCTTTGTTGCCCAGCACACAATTTTGAATGAGTATCAATAAAGACCTTTTGTTTTACTCTAAAATGTCGTCTATCTATCTAATCAGTTTGGCCTTGCATAGTTCAATTTAATTAACCTTTTCTCTATTATTGTATAAGGTTCTGTTCAATTAGGAATAAAGGGCCAAAATATCACAAATCTGAGCTAAGGGCCCAAATTCTCACAGTGCACAAAGCTGGCCTTTTATATCACTTAGCAACGTAATAATATATGCGTTTACCTGAAATTACAAATTTAACCTTTTGCTTACCGTTTACTTCATTCCATCCGACCCGAAGAACACAATATTGCAGAGAGAGGTTATACAGAGCCGATTAAATTGGGGAAAATTGGTGATTAGGGCTTTCAAATTCAAGAGGAACAGCTATGGAATATCTTGTATATACACTTAATTCTTGTAAATATCTGTATATGTTTCTTTATGCtgtttttatttataatttttcttATACTCTTTGCTGTTAATGTTGCTAATATATAAATATACGTATGTGTGTTTTGTGATTAATCTTGTTTGTAATCTAAATTTGGTACCTGCTTTAGCTGTTTTTGTAAGTTTGCGAATTAATTTATGATAATGTTGTTTTGTTATTGAGAGAGTTTCATGTAGACAAAGAGAGATATAGAGTGTGTGAGGCAGAGAGAGTGTGAGAAAGACATTATGAAATAGATATATAAGGTTTATGCTCCCTGCTTGCTGTTTTGGGCCACTCATCTTCATCGACTGGCTGACCTTTGCAATAAGTCAATTCTCTAAGTTAGAATTTTAGGATTGGTTGCTTTAAAGAAGTTATAACATGGTTTCAAGAGTGCATAGGCTACAAAATGTAACAATACTAATTTGCTTCTGGTGTTGAAGTGTGTTATTAAGCTGTTGTTTAGGTCTTTCCATAGAGAGCAATTATCAGATTTCTATATATGAGAACAAACAAATCTAAATATGAATAGAACAGATACAATTCCAAAACTGAGTCACGTGAACAAATAAATGAACAAGTAAATATGATAGAACAGTAAATGAACCGGCTCTTGTAATTAGGTGTACCTTTCGCCCTTATTCTTAGAACTATGTATATGTAAAATGTTACTATATGTCTCCTACACGCTCTGATGaaagttgtttatattttttaatattttgatatATGTTTGTTTGTAATTCATATAGGATATAAATCCAGACTCTAATATCCCGACTccattttatttgaataatacgTAATTTATGTATATTTGGATGAGCATTAATATACTTTTCCTTCTATAAAATCTATTATTGTGAAATATTGGTTTGCCTTGATATCAAGGCTcccataaataaaaaaaaattgactaAGCGAAGATAGTTTTTATATACTTTCGGTCcccaaataaaaaaaaataataattattataattatatatattatggGTACCCAATAGAAATTTTTTGACTAAGGGATGGGTCTCAATTTTCATTAAGCCCCAAGATAAAATATTAAACTATATTTGACTCAAAATTTATCGTGCCAAATCGTGCCAAATATTAATCGAGCTTAGCCAAATAGCCAAACTCCATTTTTAGTTAATAGGCAAATGCTTAACCTCAATATATAGTTGAGGTAGGAATCTGATGCTCACATCTTTTCAATGTGGGACAAGTTTACCTTGTTATCAAATCAAATTGTGCGTAAGTCTTGAGTTATATACTGAAACTAAAATGATATCTCTTATACCTTCTCGATGTGGGACTAAATGTAGTCCAAAATCAAGCCACTAATATTGGCTTCGTAGCATAATATAGAAAGAGAGATATAACATCTCTAATATCCTATCAATATGG is a window from the Apium graveolens cultivar Ventura chromosome 1, ASM990537v1, whole genome shotgun sequence genome containing:
- the LOC141668674 gene encoding phosphoserine phosphatase, chloroplastic produces the protein MEALVGTGRINPFHVNCRRQENHLFIPNLVSRVCVKSSVGVISTSRSKFSNLVVSASFQSAQASTMDRFDNTLPSKEVLKIWRSADAVCFDVDSTVCLDEGIDELAEFCGAGKAVAEWTARAMSGSVPFEEALAARLSLFNPSLRQVQDFLETRPPKISPGIAELVSKLRDNGTNVYLISGGFRQMINPVATILGIPPENIFANQLLFGSAGEFLGFDKDEPTSRSGGKATAVRQLRKAHGYKALVMIGDGATDLEARQPGGADLYICYAGVQLREAVAAEADWLVFNFRDLIDSLE